From a single Stomoxys calcitrans chromosome 4, idStoCalc2.1, whole genome shotgun sequence genomic region:
- the LOC106093855 gene encoding chitooligosaccharidolytic beta-N-acetylglucosaminidase, protein MKFKNEVALLLAAAFIVAITPASGMGSPAIEPDTSDKWICSSTEMCQLDDASNIGDAKRYETQHDCRMSCGKYGAIWPMPTGNCVLGQERIHFDPWKVRFNVVAPSAASTQFIRETNRIFVSNIIKECLRNCTLEQSKEVLVKATINSTDLTLDWSTDESYQLTIRTTGTATFVDIKAPNVYGARHAFETLSNLITGCKGNGLLMVSNAQVTDRPKFPHRGVLLDSSRNFMPLKQIRNTIDAMAASKMNVFHWHVVDTHSFPLEITRVPEMQRFGAYGAPYTYSSAEASNLIKYARLRGIRVLIEIDGPSHAGNGWQWGPLAGMGNMAVCINQKPWRNYCVQAPCGQLNPLNSNMYSIMKEIYEDIAQIGPPEETIHMGGDEVYIACWNNTPEITKHMREIGYDLSLDSFYKLWSNFHEKNLESWDEVNQRQYPHLKEPKPTIVWSSHLTDPQHIEKYLPKERFIIQTWVSADDPLNNVLLAKGYRLILSTKDAWYLDHGFWGRTQYYNWAKVYNNKVDKNANILGGEVCMWSEFVDQNSVEARIWPRAGAAAERLWSNPKTSSLQAQYRFYRYRDRLISRGIRPDAVVPKWCILNEGHCM, encoded by the exons atgaaatttaaaaatgagGTGGCGCTACTTTTGGCCGCCGCATTCATTGTGGCTATAACACCAGCAAGTGGTATGGGTAGTCCAGCAATAGAGCCAGATACCAG CGATAAATGGATTTGCAGTTCCACAGAGATGTGCCAGTTAGATGATGCCTCGAATATTGGCGATGCCAAGCGTTATGAGACCCAACACGATTGCCGCATGTCTTGCGGCAAGTATGGTGCCATCTGGCCCATGCCCACCGGTAATTGTGTGCTCGGTCAGGAGCGTATACATTTTGATCCATGGAAGGTACGCTTCAATGTAGTCGCTCCCAGTGCTGCCTCCACACAATTCATACGTGAAACAAATCGAATTTTTGTCAGCAACATCATCAAGGAATGCCTAAGAAATTGTACACTGGAACAGAGTAAAGAAGTATTGGTCAAGGCCACAATAAATTCAACAGATTTAACATTGGATTGGTCAACAGATGAATCATATCAGCTGACAATACGCACAACAG GTACTGCCACTTTTGTCGACATCAAAGCGCCAAATGTTTATGGCGCCCGACATGCCTTTGAAACTTTGAGTAACTTAATCACTGGGTGCAAGGG aaatgGTCTATTGATGGTTAGCAATGCTCAAGTGACAGATCGGCCCAAGTTTCCGCACAGAGGTGTTCTCCTGGATAGCTCCAGGAATTTCATGCCTCTAAAGCAGATACGAAATACCATCGATGCCATGGCAGCATCCAAAATGAATGTCTTCCACTGGCATGTGGTGGATACGCATAGTTTTCCCTTGGAAATAACCCGTGTACCGGAAATGCAACG TTTTGGTGCATATGGTGCACCATACACCTACTCCAGCGCTGAAGCTTCAAATTTGATTAAATACGCCCGTTTGCGTGGCATACGTGTGCTCATTGAAATAGATGGTCCTTCGCATGCAGGCAACGGTTGGCAATGGGGTCCCTTGGCCGGCATGGGCAACATGGCGGTGTGCATTAACCAAAAACCTTGGCGCAATTATTGTGTTCAAGCTCCCTGCGGTCAATTGAACCCACTCAACTCCAACATGTATTCGATAATGAAGGAAATCTATGAGGATATTGCTCAAATTGGTCCTCCCGAAGAAACCATTCACATGGGTGGTGATGAGGTCTACATTGCCTGCTGGAACAATACCCCGGAAATAACCAAGCATATGCGCGAAATTGGCTATGATCTATCACTGGATAGTTTTTACAAATTATGGTCGAATTTCCATGAGAAAAACTTGGAATCTTGGGATGAAGTAAATCAACGCCAATATCCTCACTTAAAAGAACCCAAGCCCACAATTGTGTGGTCTAGTCATCTAACCGATCCTCAACACATTGAGAAATATCTGCCCAAAGAAAGATTCATCATACAGACTTGGGTATCCGCCGATGATCCTTTGAATAATGTTCTACTTGCCAAAGGATATCGACTGATACTCTCCACCAAGGATGCTTGGTATTTGGATCATGGTTTTTGGGGACGAACCCAATACTACAATTGGGCCAAGGTGTACAACAACAAAGTTGACAAGAATGCCAATATTCTGGGTGGGGAAGTGTGTATGTGGAGTGAATTTGTGGATCAGAACTCTGTGG AGGCGCGCATTTGGCCCCgtgctggtgctgctgctgaACGTCTGTGGTCAAATCCTAAAACGAGTTCCTTGCAAGCCCAATATCGTTTCTATCGCTACCGCGATCGTTTGATATCCCGAGGCATTCGTCCCGATGCTGTGGTCCCCAAATGGTGCATTCTCAACGAAGGCCATTGCATGTAG